In a single window of the Danio rerio strain Tuebingen ecotype United States chromosome 20, GRCz12tu, whole genome shotgun sequence genome:
- the LOC100334245 gene encoding E3 ubiquitin-protein ligase pellino homolog 2 → MLQPNQHEHARCKDPVKYGELVILGYNGSLPGGDRGRKRSRFALYRRAKANGVKPSAVHILSSPHDSKAVNSRGQHSISFTLSRNQTVVVEYCHDNDTDMFQIGRSTESPIDFVVTDTPGGSKESEDSSSAPSTISRFACRVVCERNPPYTARIYAAGFDSSKNIFLGEKATKWKNPDGHMDGLTTNGVLVMHPLGFPEEPKQGLWREISVCGDVYALRETRSGPIRGQLAQGESSALQDGSLVDLCGATLLWRTADGLLKAPTLRHLDALRLELNAARPQCPVGLSTLAFPSLPRSHSLEERQPWAYLSCGHVHGRHDWGQRPERHREREEGSCGGTGGRRECPLCRTVGPYVPLWLGCEPAFYMDAGAPTHAFASCGHVCSEKTVRYWAETPLPHGTHAFRPTCPFCSAPLAGTPGYTRLIFQGPID, encoded by the exons ATGTTGCAGCCGAACCAGCACGAACATGCCCGCTGTAAAGATCCGGTGAAATACGGAGAACTGGTGATCCTCGG GTATAATGGCTCTCTGCCGGGCGGAGACCGTGGCCGCAAGAGGAGCCGCTTTGCTCTTTACAGGAGGGCGAAAGCTAACGGAGTCAAGCCGAGCGCGGTGCACATCCTCAGCAGCCCACACGACAGCAAG GCGGTGAACAGCAGGGGGCAGCACAGCATCTCCTTCACCCTCTCCAGGAACCAGACGGTGGTGGTGGAGTATTGCCATGACAATGACACCGACATGTTCCAG ATCGGCCGGTCCACCGAGAGCCCCATAGACTTCGTGGTGACAGACACTCCAGGAGGATCCAAGGAGAGCGAAGACTCCTCATCAGCTCCCAGCACCATCTCCCGCTTCGCCTGCAGGGTCGTCTGCGAACGCAACCCGCCGTACACCGCTCGCATCTATGCTGCCGGCTTTGACTCCTCTAAAAACATCTTCCTGGGG GAGAAAGCGACCAAATGGAAGAATCCGGATGGTCACATGGACGGCCTCACAACCAATGGGGTGCTGGTGATGCATCCGCTGGGCTTCCCGGAAGAGCCCAAGCAGGGTCTGTGGAGGGAGATCTCGGTGTGTGGAGACGTGTACGCCCTCAGAGAGACACGCTCCGGCCCCATCCGTGGACAGCTG GCTCAGGGTGAGAGCAGCGCTCTGCAGGACGGGTCTCTGGTGGATCTGTGTGGGGCGACGCTGCTGTGGCGAACAGCTGACGGGCTGCTGAAAGCGCCAACGCTGCGGCACCTGGACGCCCTGCGGCTGGAGCTGAACGCGGCGAGGCCTCAGTGTCCGGTGGGTTTGAGCACGCTGGCCTTTCCCAGCCTCCCTCGCAGCCACAGCCTGGAGGAGCGCCAGCCTTGGGCCTACCTGAGCTGCGGACACGTGCATGGCCGGCACGACTGGGGCCAGCGACCCGAGCGGCACAGAGAGCGCGAGGAGGGTTCCTGCGGCGGCACGGGCGGCCGCAGAGAGTGCCCGCTGTGCCGGACAGTCGGCCCCTATGTGCCGCTGTGGCTGGGCTGCGAGCCGGCGTTCTACATGGATGCTGGAGCTCCCACACACGCCTTCGCCTCCTGCGGACATGTGTGCTCCGAGAAGACGGTGCGGTACTGGGCGGAGACGCCACTGCCCCACGGCACACACGCCTTCAGGCCCACCTGCCCCTTCTGCTCCGCCCCGCTGGCGGGAACGCCCGGATATACACGCCTCATCTTCCAAGGGCCCATCGATTGA